A single genomic interval of Pseudomonadota bacterium harbors:
- a CDS encoding M48 family metalloprotease, which translates to MFKNFIYFIFFVLIYSTNTYSEAKGNGISLENVFLFFGLAIIFSCISYLKFKKLEKSILYESIRFAEHKFESLSTQLLILAIFLFAINIYWFALPSYTQKISLFRSAPTFEALLFICLFVSYLSIVWACSYGAYQKLYPSDEMSRRSYITSNISFGVPVILPWLLLSVIIDIINNLPFDGPKNFLSTTFGELAFVIFFLFIIAITGPVMILKIWRCKPLEQGEHRFLIEEMCNRAGVKFSEILYWPLFGNRMITAGVMGLAKRFRYILVTKPLLRVLDPDEVKTVIAHEIGHVKRHHLAFYLLFFLGYIIVSFSVLDLILYAGIYAKPAFLFLSGLGVEYSTVISISSGILIIAIFLVYFRFIFAYFMRNFERQADAYVYSFFTSAKPLISAFQKISYISGQPPDKPNWHHFSIKERIEYLYKCEDDKSWIKRQDRKIQKSIAVYLVCLIITGVIGYNLNFGESSKRIKIFFSEKIILGLIQDNPDDQKFPAMLGDLYYSINLYEKAKNAYKQSLSIDSKNPEVLNNLAWLYATCEDKNIRNANLAIIYAEAAVKKEKAPHTLDTLAQSYFVAGRYKDAVEAGRKALSMAGKDKQYYEKQLAKFTDHLQMGR; encoded by the coding sequence ATGTTTAAAAACTTTATATATTTTATTTTTTTTGTTCTGATATATTCTACAAATACTTATTCTGAAGCCAAAGGAAATGGCATTTCACTTGAAAATGTTTTCCTGTTTTTTGGTTTAGCAATAATATTTTCATGTATTTCTTATCTGAAATTTAAAAAGCTTGAAAAAAGTATTTTATACGAAAGCATCCGTTTTGCTGAACACAAATTTGAATCTTTATCAACGCAACTCTTAATACTTGCCATTTTTCTTTTTGCCATAAACATTTACTGGTTTGCACTTCCTTCTTATACTCAAAAGATTAGTCTTTTCAGATCAGCCCCTACTTTTGAAGCACTTCTATTTATATGTCTTTTTGTATCTTATCTATCTATTGTATGGGCATGCTCATATGGGGCTTACCAAAAACTTTATCCTTCTGATGAAATGTCAAGACGTTCGTACATAACATCAAATATTTCTTTTGGTGTTCCTGTTATCCTGCCCTGGCTGCTGCTTTCAGTCATTATCGATATAATTAATAACCTGCCATTTGACGGTCCTAAAAACTTTCTTTCAACTACTTTCGGCGAACTTGCTTTTGTAATATTTTTTCTTTTTATAATCGCCATCACCGGCCCTGTCATGATTCTTAAAATCTGGAGATGCAAACCTCTTGAACAGGGAGAACATCGCTTTTTAATCGAAGAGATGTGCAATAGGGCCGGTGTTAAATTTTCAGAGATTTTATACTGGCCGCTGTTCGGAAACAGAATGATCACAGCAGGAGTCATGGGACTTGCAAAAAGATTCCGCTATATTTTAGTTACAAAACCGCTTTTACGAGTACTTGATCCTGATGAAGTGAAAACCGTAATAGCCCATGAAATAGGACATGTTAAACGGCATCATCTTGCATTTTATCTTTTGTTTTTTTTAGGCTACATAATAGTATCGTTTTCCGTGCTTGATTTAATCTTATATGCCGGAATTTATGCTAAACCAGCATTTCTTTTTTTAAGCGGTTTGGGGGTAGAATATTCAACTGTTATATCAATTTCGTCAGGCATCTTAATAATTGCAATATTTCTTGTGTATTTCCGATTTATTTTTGCGTACTTTATGCGAAATTTCGAACGCCAGGCAGATGCTTATGTTTATTCATTTTTTACCAGCGCAAAACCTCTCATATCCGCATTTCAAAAAATCTCATACATTAGCGGACAACCTCCTGACAAACCAAACTGGCATCATTTCAGCATAAAAGAACGGATTGAATATCTTTATAAATGTGAGGATGACAAAAGCTGGATAAAGCGCCAAGACAGAAAAATACAAAAAAGCATCGCTGTTTATCTTGTGTGTTTGATCATTACAGGAGTTATCGGATATAATTTGAATTTCGGGGAAAGCAGTAAAAGAATAAAAATATTTTTTTCAGAAAAGATAATTCTTGGTTTAATCCAGGATAATCCGGATGATCAAAAATTTCCTGCCATGCTTGGAGACCTGTACTACAGTATCAACCTTTATGAAAAAGCAAAAAATGCTTACAAACAATCTCTTTCTATTGATTCCAAAAATCCAGAAGTTCTAAATAACCTTGCCTGGCTTTACGCAACTTGTGAAGATAAAAACATAAGAAACGCTAATCTGGCGATTATATATGCCGAAGCTGCGGTAAAAAAAGAGAAAGCCCCCCATACACTCGATACTCTGGCCCAAAGTTATTTTGTAGCTGGCCGGTATAAAGACGCTGTAGAAGCTGGAAGGAAAGCTCTTTCGATGGCTGGAAAAGACAAGCAGTATTATGAAAAACAACTTGCTAAATTTACAGATCATCTGCAAATGGGCCGGTAA
- the cobB gene encoding hydrogenobyrinic acid a,c-diamide synthase (glutamine-hydrolyzing), whose amino-acid sequence MVFPRVVISAIRGGSGKTIISTGIISALKLAGKQIYPFKKGPDYIDSGWLALAAGRPCYNLDTFLAPVEQVLNSFFSHSVNSGLSVIEGNRGLYDGIDVEGTTSTAALAKLLKAPVILCMDCTKSTRTMAAVVLGCLHFDHDIDIKGVILNRVAGSRHENILRKTIEHHTGIFVLGSIPKLGKQNFPERHMGLVPTPEHEWAGNSISAAADMAKKYINLDMLFQIGVNAPDLSKISIKDKIPEKKVSTLTISSEHNPRIGVIKDSAFQFYYHENLDALISAGAKLVYLSPLSDKSIPDIDALYIGGGFPETHAKELAENTSFKEKLKLLAAEGLPIYAECGGLMYLGKELIFNGQTYAMAGVLPVVFGFSKKPQAHGYTICKVKEKNPYYEVGSKIYGHEFHYSNVLKWDGDEKDLAFSLERGTGFIKKQDGIIFKNVFATYTHIHAFGTPDWAKAMINNAINYSSKKTKSQ is encoded by the coding sequence ATGGTTTTCCCAAGAGTAGTTATTTCAGCAATAAGAGGCGGCTCAGGAAAAACTATTATATCTACCGGCATAATTTCCGCTTTAAAACTTGCCGGAAAACAAATATATCCTTTCAAAAAAGGTCCTGATTACATTGATTCGGGCTGGCTTGCCCTTGCTGCGGGCCGGCCCTGCTACAATCTGGATACTTTTCTTGCACCTGTAGAGCAAGTTCTTAATTCATTTTTTTCCCACTCTGTAAATTCAGGCTTATCAGTTATTGAAGGAAACCGCGGATTATATGATGGTATAGATGTTGAAGGAACTACTAGTACAGCAGCGCTTGCAAAGCTTTTAAAAGCACCTGTTATTTTATGTATGGATTGCACAAAAAGTACAAGAACAATGGCTGCGGTTGTATTAGGTTGCCTGCATTTTGATCACGATATTGATATCAAAGGCGTAATACTAAACAGAGTGGCCGGATCAAGGCATGAGAATATATTAAGAAAAACTATTGAGCATCACACCGGAATATTCGTGCTTGGTTCCATTCCAAAGCTTGGGAAGCAAAATTTTCCCGAAAGGCATATGGGGCTTGTTCCGACACCGGAACATGAATGGGCGGGTAATTCAATTTCTGCCGCAGCTGACATGGCAAAGAAATATATAAATCTTGATATGCTTTTTCAGATCGGTGTCAATGCCCCGGATCTTTCGAAAATAAGTATTAAGGACAAAATACCTGAAAAAAAAGTTAGTACTTTGACAATATCTTCTGAACATAATCCCAGGATAGGTGTTATCAAAGATTCCGCCTTTCAGTTTTATTACCATGAGAACCTTGATGCCCTTATTTCAGCCGGAGCCAAACTGGTGTACTTAAGCCCTCTGTCTGATAAAAGCATTCCCGATATTGATGCATTATATATCGGAGGCGGCTTTCCTGAAACTCATGCCAAAGAGCTTGCCGAAAATACTTCTTTCAAAGAAAAATTAAAGTTACTGGCAGCAGAAGGCCTTCCTATTTACGCCGAATGTGGTGGTCTGATGTATCTGGGCAAAGAACTTATTTTTAATGGACAAACCTATGCCATGGCAGGAGTTTTACCGGTTGTTTTCGGATTTTCAAAAAAACCCCAGGCTCACGGATATACTATTTGTAAAGTTAAAGAAAAAAATCCGTATTACGAAGTTGGAAGCAAAATCTATGGGCATGAATTCCATTATTCTAATGTTCTTAAATGGGATGGGGATGAAAAAGATCTTGCTTTCAGTTTGGAAAGAGGAACAGGATTTATAAAAAAACAAGATGGAATTATTTTTAAAAACGTTTTTGCCACATATACCCATATTCATGCATTCGGCACACCTGACTGGGCAAAAGCCATGATAAATAATGCTATCAATTACAGTAGTAAAAAAACCAAATCCCAATAA
- a CDS encoding dissimilatory sulfite reductase D family protein, whose translation MDEEALKKTIVETLQGKKGKSKFYLKDFYAMAPEEKPRAVKNLVNKMVGEGTLEYWSSGSTTLIGLKGVGKQAHAEDED comes from the coding sequence ATGGATGAAGAAGCTTTAAAAAAGACAATAGTTGAAACTCTTCAAGGCAAAAAAGGAAAATCCAAATTTTATCTTAAGGATTTCTACGCAATGGCTCCTGAAGAAAAACCAAGAGCTGTAAAAAATCTGGTAAATAAAATGGTTGGCGAAGGGACACTTGAATACTGGTCAAGCGGAAGTACTACTTTGATTGGTCTCAAAGGTGTAGGCAAACAAGCTCACGCTGAAGACGAAGATTAA
- a CDS encoding tetratricopeptide repeat protein, translating to MVQAKNVEEYIDMQRAAIASNPECGTSHYNLAVALIGQKKYDEAEAELQEAIGCSPSLAEAYVQLGGICLQRGDLDGCLHYNTQSINSRAGFSEGYGNIGFIHLQKGDLDKAIAALKKAIIYNSNFLQAYTTLANAYLMKGLVLESIAASLKALEIEPDFAIAHNNLAISYMQNDQFDKAIEHIDIAIKLGYAVAPEIIKELEQYR from the coding sequence ATGGTACAAGCAAAAAATGTAGAAGAATATATTGATATGCAGAGAGCGGCTATCGCATCAAACCCTGAATGCGGGACGTCTCATTACAATCTTGCTGTAGCTTTGATCGGGCAAAAAAAATATGACGAGGCAGAGGCAGAGCTGCAAGAAGCTATTGGTTGCAGCCCCAGTCTGGCTGAAGCCTATGTGCAGCTTGGAGGTATTTGCTTGCAGCGTGGCGATCTTGACGGTTGCCTGCATTATAACACTCAGTCAATAAATTCACGGGCAGGCTTTTCCGAAGGTTATGGAAATATAGGTTTTATTCATCTCCAGAAAGGTGACCTTGATAAAGCTATCGCAGCTTTAAAAAAGGCTATTATATATAACTCGAATTTTTTACAGGCATATACAACACTTGCTAATGCCTACCTTATGAAAGGCCTTGTTTTAGAAAGCATAGCAGCAAGTCTGAAAGCTCTTGAAATTGAGCCGGATTTTGCGATCGCCCATAATAACCTCGCAATATCTTATATGCAAAATGATCAATTTGATAAAGCTATTGAACATATTGATATAGCAATAAAACTTGGATATGCTGTGGCACCGGAAATTATAAAGGAACTTGAACAATACAGGTAG
- a CDS encoding YkgJ family cysteine cluster protein — translation MDTENNMESIDPVKYSLDSKFQFRCHSKLECFTKCCRGITIILTPYDIIKLKDILSLSSEEFLAIYTEPQLLEKTDLPIVTLKLLDDEQKSCPFVRDDGCLVYTHRPTACRYYPVGVASLNFKEDSDEDGFYFFVKEPHCLGFEEEKEWTIADWRIDQGVDIHDKINAGWADLIVKKRSFPKNIMLTEKTKSMFFTACYDVDKFRRFIFESSFLTLYKIDDATAEKIKKDDVALIEFACGWLDSILFKGEKFKTNEEEVARRAKK, via the coding sequence ATGGATACAGAAAACAACATGGAAAGCATAGATCCTGTCAAGTACAGCCTGGACAGCAAATTTCAATTCAGATGCCACAGCAAGCTTGAATGTTTTACCAAATGCTGTAGAGGTATAACTATTATTTTAACACCTTATGATATAATAAAACTGAAAGACATTCTTTCTCTTTCTTCAGAGGAATTTTTGGCAATATATACAGAGCCACAGCTTCTTGAAAAAACTGATTTGCCTATTGTAACTCTAAAGCTTCTTGATGATGAACAGAAATCCTGCCCATTTGTAAGAGATGACGGGTGCCTTGTATACACACACAGGCCCACTGCATGCCGGTATTATCCTGTGGGAGTGGCCTCTCTTAATTTTAAAGAAGATTCTGATGAAGACGGATTCTATTTTTTTGTAAAGGAACCGCACTGTTTGGGGTTTGAGGAAGAGAAGGAATGGACAATTGCAGATTGGCGTATTGATCAGGGAGTTGATATACATGATAAAATCAATGCCGGATGGGCTGATTTAATAGTAAAGAAAAGATCATTTCCGAAAAACATCATGCTTACGGAAAAAACCAAAAGCATGTTTTTTACCGCATGCTATGATGTTGATAAATTCAGGAGGTTTATTTTCGAAAGCTCATTTTTGACCCTTTACAAAATTGATGATGCAACTGCTGAAAAAATCAAAAAAGATGATGTAGCACTTATTGAGTTTGCATGCGGCTGGCTTGACTCAATCTTGTTTAAAGGTGAAAAGTTCAAGACAAATGAAGAAGAAGTGGCACGAAGAGCAAAAAAATAA
- the dsrA gene encoding dissimilatory-type sulfite reductase subunit alpha, giving the protein MKHKTPLLDQLESGPWPSFVSDLKQEADVRAKNAKGIEYQIPTDVCEDLLGILELSFKHGRTHWKHGGIVGVFGYGGGVIGRYCDQPEKFPGVAHFHTVRVSQPAGKFYSTKYLKQLCDLWEMRGSGITNMHGSTGDIVWIGTTTPQLEEIFFELTHNLNQDLGGSGSNLRTPSDCIGTARCEYACYDTQHLCHTFTNEYQDELHRPAFPYKFKFKFDGCPNCCVASIARSDMSFIGTWRDEIRIDQKEVKAYVGGEYPPNGGAHSGRDWGKFDIQKEVVGLCPTGCMRYEGDKLEINDKECTRCMHCINVMPRALRIGNDRGLSILVGAKAPILDGAQMGSLLVPFIKAEDPYDEIKEVVEAVWDWWMEEGKNRERLGELIKRQGFQKLLEMTNITPMPQHVQEPRSNPYIFWKEDEVEGGFSRDINEFRKHHQR; this is encoded by the coding sequence ATGAAACATAAGACCCCTTTGTTGGATCAGCTTGAAAGCGGGCCATGGCCTAGCTTTGTATCTGATTTAAAGCAAGAGGCAGATGTAAGAGCTAAAAATGCAAAAGGTATAGAATACCAGATCCCAACAGATGTATGTGAAGATCTCCTGGGAATATTGGAACTTTCTTTTAAACATGGAAGAACTCACTGGAAACATGGTGGAATCGTTGGTGTTTTTGGTTACGGTGGTGGTGTTATCGGAAGATATTGTGACCAACCCGAAAAATTTCCGGGTGTAGCACATTTTCACACTGTTCGTGTAAGCCAGCCGGCCGGTAAGTTCTATTCAACAAAATATTTAAAGCAACTTTGCGATCTGTGGGAAATGCGTGGAAGTGGTATTACTAATATGCACGGATCAACAGGTGATATAGTCTGGATCGGCACAACAACTCCACAGCTTGAAGAAATATTTTTTGAATTGACCCATAACCTTAATCAGGATCTGGGCGGTTCAGGTTCAAACTTAAGAACTCCTTCAGATTGTATAGGTACAGCACGATGCGAGTATGCATGTTATGATACTCAGCACTTATGTCATACTTTTACAAATGAATATCAGGACGAACTTCATCGTCCTGCTTTTCCATATAAATTTAAATTTAAATTTGACGGCTGTCCAAACTGCTGCGTTGCTTCAATAGCACGCTCTGACATGTCTTTTATTGGTACATGGCGTGATGAAATCAGGATTGATCAGAAGGAAGTTAAAGCCTATGTCGGTGGCGAATATCCACCTAATGGTGGCGCTCATTCGGGACGCGACTGGGGCAAATTTGACATTCAGAAGGAAGTAGTTGGTCTCTGCCCGACAGGCTGCATGCGTTATGAAGGCGATAAGCTTGAAATCAACGACAAAGAATGCACAAGATGCATGCATTGCATCAACGTTATGCCTCGTGCTTTAAGAATCGGTAACGACAGAGGCCTTTCAATACTTGTTGGAGCTAAGGCCCCGATCCTTGATGGTGCTCAGATGGGTTCTTTGCTTGTTCCATTTATTAAAGCTGAAGATCCTTATGATGAAATCAAAGAAGTTGTCGAAGCTGTTTGGGATTGGTGGATGGAAGAAGGGAAAAACCGTGAAAGACTTGGCGAGCTGATTAAACGCCAGGGTTTCCAGAAACTTCTTGAAATGACAAACATAACACCGATGCCGCAGCATGTTCAAGAGCCCAGATCCAATCCTTACATCTTCTGGAAAGAAGACGAAGTTGAGGGCGGCTTTTCACGTGACATTAACGAATTCAGAAAACATCATCAGAGATAG
- the dapA gene encoding 4-hydroxy-tetrahydrodipicolinate synthase: MITGCFTALVTPFTNDSVDYEGLSTLIDFQITNGITGILAVGTTGESPTLTWDEHNGIIEKVTKKSKGKCMCIAGTGSNNTKEALAATKHAANVGVDAVLLVDPYYNGPSSLEIRKEYIEPVASAFPDIDIIPYVIPGRTGAQLLPEDLAILFREHSNVNTVKEATGNLDNMKKTRKCCGADYKILSGDDGLTYDMMTDPEINAAGVISVISNIAPKAVVLMVKALIQGNKAEAKKIKTALDPLFELVTVKTTEKTPYGDVVCRARNPLAIKAAMTILGMPSGGCRRPLGKLTLNGFEKVIGILRNIQTNNPEIFKPVEEFFDINIEKRLKDNAVAKDLCYQSY, encoded by the coding sequence ATGATTACCGGATGCTTTACCGCCCTTGTGACACCATTTACAAATGATTCTGTAGATTATGAGGGTCTTTCAACACTTATTGATTTCCAGATTACAAATGGAATAACAGGAATTTTAGCCGTTGGGACAACAGGCGAAAGCCCAACTCTGACATGGGATGAGCACAACGGAATTATAGAAAAAGTTACAAAAAAATCCAAAGGCAAATGTATGTGTATTGCCGGGACCGGCAGCAATAATACAAAAGAGGCCCTTGCTGCAACAAAGCATGCCGCAAATGTCGGAGTTGATGCCGTATTGCTTGTTGACCCTTATTACAATGGACCCAGCTCTCTTGAAATACGCAAAGAATATATAGAACCTGTTGCTTCCGCTTTTCCTGATATAGATATTATACCATATGTAATTCCTGGAAGAACCGGGGCCCAGTTGCTGCCCGAAGATTTAGCAATTCTTTTCAGGGAACACAGTAATGTCAACACAGTAAAAGAAGCAACAGGCAATTTGGATAATATGAAAAAAACAAGAAAGTGTTGCGGAGCTGATTATAAAATACTTTCCGGCGATGATGGTTTAACTTATGATATGATGACTGATCCGGAAATAAATGCGGCTGGGGTTATTTCCGTTATATCCAATATTGCACCAAAAGCTGTTGTTTTAATGGTAAAAGCTTTGATTCAAGGCAATAAGGCTGAAGCAAAGAAAATAAAGACTGCTCTTGATCCTTTATTTGAACTTGTTACAGTCAAAACTACTGAAAAGACTCCTTACGGAGATGTAGTTTGCAGAGCAAGAAACCCCCTTGCCATCAAGGCTGCAATGACAATCCTTGGAATGCCTTCCGGAGGTTGCAGGAGGCCTTTGGGGAAATTGACCTTAAACGGGTTTGAGAAGGTTATTGGGATATTACGCAATATACAAACCAATAATCCGGAAATATTTAAGCCGGTAGAAGAGTTTTTTGATATCAATATAGAGAAAAGACTTAAAGATAATGCGGTTGCTAAAGACCTTTGTTATCAAAGTTACTAG
- the dsrB gene encoding dissimilatory-type sulfite reductase subunit beta, giving the protein MAFISSGYNPAKPMENRITDIGPRQYDEFYHPIIAKNKGQWLYHEILEPGVLVHVSETGDKLFTVRVGGCRLMSCTHIREICEIADKHCGGHLRFTTRNNIEFFTDSLEGVAALKKDLESRKFDGGSFKFPVGGTGAGITNIVHTQGWIHCHTPATDASGPVKATMDVLFDDFKSMRMPAHLRVSLACCLNMCGAVHCSDIAILGYHRKPPLLDHEYLDKMCEIPLAIASCPTAAIKPAKVEVNGAKLNSVAVNNERCMFCGNCYTMCPSMPLADDVGDGIVIMAGGKVSNRISTPKFSKVVVAFLPNEAPRWPQTTAVIKKIVETYANDANKYERLGEWAERIGWERFFDKCEIPFTHHLIDDFRDPAYFTWRQTTQFKF; this is encoded by the coding sequence ATGGCATTTATATCCTCGGGATACAATCCAGCAAAACCGATGGAAAACAGAATAACTGACATCGGTCCGAGACAATATGATGAGTTCTATCATCCGATCATTGCTAAAAACAAAGGCCAATGGCTGTATCATGAAATTCTTGAGCCGGGTGTTTTAGTTCACGTTTCAGAAACAGGTGATAAATTATTTACAGTAAGAGTAGGTGGTTGCCGTCTTATGAGTTGTACTCATATTCGTGAAATCTGTGAAATTGCGGATAAGCATTGCGGTGGACATTTACGGTTTACTACAAGAAACAATATAGAATTTTTCACAGACAGCTTAGAAGGTGTTGCTGCTTTGAAAAAAGACCTTGAAAGCAGAAAATTTGACGGCGGAAGTTTCAAATTTCCTGTGGGCGGCACAGGCGCCGGAATAACCAATATAGTTCATACACAGGGATGGATTCATTGCCATACCCCTGCAACCGATGCTTCAGGGCCGGTAAAAGCAACTATGGATGTTCTTTTCGACGATTTCAAAAGCATGAGAATGCCTGCACATCTGCGTGTTTCTCTTGCCTGCTGTCTTAACATGTGCGGCGCTGTTCATTGCTCTGATATCGCTATTCTCGGATATCACCGCAAACCTCCGCTTCTGGATCATGAATATCTGGACAAGATGTGTGAAATTCCTCTTGCAATTGCCTCATGTCCCACAGCAGCCATCAAACCTGCAAAAGTAGAAGTTAATGGAGCAAAACTTAACAGTGTTGCAGTAAACAATGAAAGATGTATGTTCTGTGGTAACTGCTATACAATGTGCCCCTCCATGCCTCTTGCTGATGATGTCGGCGACGGTATAGTAATCATGGCCGGTGGTAAGGTTTCCAACAGGATAAGCACTCCAAAGTTTTCAAAGGTTGTAGTTGCTTTTCTTCCCAATGAGGCTCCGCGTTGGCCCCAGACAACAGCTGTAATTAAGAAGATAGTAGAAACTTATGCCAATGACGCAAACAAATATGAGCGTCTTGGAGAATGGGCAGAAAGAATCGGATGGGAAAGATTTTTTGATAAATGTGAAATTCCGTTTACTCATCATCTCATCGATGATTTCCGTGATCCGGCTTATTTTACATGGCGTCAGACAACACAATTTAAGTTCTAG
- a CDS encoding epoxyqueuosine reductase QueH yields MKILLHICCAPCSIYPVTILRNEKMNVSGYFYNNNIHPYTEYKNRRDTLVQFSKQIDLKVIYRDDYDLEGFLQKTAFREKNRCIVCYYERLNATAVFAKENKFDFFTTTLLYSVYQKHDVIKAIGESLGKSIGIEFYYNDFRTGWKEGVDESRRLDLYRQKYCGCIYSEKERYLK; encoded by the coding sequence ATGAAAATTCTTCTTCACATATGTTGTGCGCCTTGCTCTATCTACCCGGTAACAATACTACGTAATGAAAAAATGAATGTTTCCGGATATTTTTATAATAACAACATTCACCCATACACCGAGTATAAAAATAGGCGGGATACTCTGGTTCAATTTTCAAAACAAATTGATCTAAAAGTAATCTATCGCGATGATTACGATTTAGAAGGCTTTTTGCAAAAAACTGCTTTCAGGGAGAAAAACAGGTGTATTGTCTGTTATTACGAACGTTTAAATGCAACTGCCGTTTTTGCAAAAGAAAATAAATTTGATTTTTTTACCACAACACTTTTGTATAGCGTCTACCAGAAACATGATGTTATCAAAGCAATAGGAGAATCTTTGGGAAAATCCATTGGAATTGAATTTTACTACAACGATTTTCGCACAGGATGGAAAGAAGGGGTAGATGAATCAAGAAGGCTGGATCTTTACAGGCAGAAATATTGCGGTTGCATATACAGTGAAAAAGAAAGATATCTGAAATAA
- a CDS encoding YggS family pyridoxal phosphate-dependent enzyme, giving the protein MKEIITKIKNRISKAATSCGRNPEDIKIIAVTKTVPADRILEAIESGMQIIGESYIQDARDKYLLLSSTDVSWHFIGHLQTNKAKYAVKMFDLIHTVDSYKLAVELDSQAKKINKIQQILIQVNIGKEKSKSGITEENVFDLIKNISGLKNLLVKGLMVIPPFFDDPEKSRPYFAAARLLRDKIIKSLDLEGIGNVLMDELSMGMTGDFETAIEEGATLVRIGTAIFGERK; this is encoded by the coding sequence TTGAAAGAAATAATTACCAAAATCAAAAATCGAATTTCCAAAGCTGCAACTTCATGTGGCCGTAACCCCGAAGATATTAAAATTATCGCAGTAACAAAAACAGTACCTGCGGATAGAATTCTAGAAGCAATAGAATCCGGCATGCAAATTATTGGCGAAAGCTATATTCAGGATGCCAGAGATAAATATCTTCTTTTGTCATCAACCGATGTTTCATGGCATTTTATCGGGCATCTTCAGACAAACAAGGCAAAATATGCCGTAAAAATGTTTGATCTGATACATACTGTTGATTCATACAAACTGGCAGTAGAGCTTGATTCGCAAGCTAAAAAAATCAATAAGATACAGCAGATACTTATTCAGGTTAATATTGGAAAAGAGAAGTCAAAATCAGGAATTACGGAAGAAAACGTTTTTGACCTTATAAAAAATATAAGCGGTCTTAAAAATCTGTTAGTTAAAGGCCTGATGGTAATTCCGCCATTTTTCGATGATCCCGAAAAATCAAGGCCATATTTTGCCGCTGCAAGATTATTGCGAGACAAAATAATAAAGTCCCTTGATTTGGAAGGTATCGGAAATGTTTTGATGGATGAACTTTCCATGGGAATGACCGGAGATTTTGAGACGGCAATAGAAGAAGGAGCAACTCTTGTAAGAATAGGAACCGCTATTTTTGGTGAAAGAAAATGA
- the maf gene encoding septum formation inhibitor Maf encodes MDINYKKNNAPFLILASKSARRRYLLKQAGINFSVIPSDFDENTVPVSSPEIYVKILAESKAKYISDKYPDSWVIGADTIVVINGKILGKPSDRDDARIMLKDLSGQTHEVVTGYCICCKAKERSFSESIITKVLFKDLSENEIEWYIHTKEPFDKAGGYAIQGLGTFLVKSINGSYTNVVGLPVCEVIEFLIKEGIIGFDSIKRINNY; translated from the coding sequence ATGGATATAAATTATAAAAAAAACAATGCTCCCTTTTTGATTCTGGCCTCAAAATCCGCCCGCAGAAGGTATCTGTTAAAACAGGCCGGTATTAATTTTTCCGTAATTCCAAGCGATTTTGATGAAAATACTGTTCCGGTTTCTTCTCCCGAAATATATGTAAAAATCCTTGCCGAATCAAAAGCAAAATATATATCGGATAAATATCCTGATAGCTGGGTAATAGGAGCTGATACGATTGTTGTAATAAACGGAAAGATTCTTGGAAAACCTTCAGATCGTGATGATGCCAGAATAATGTTGAAAGACCTAAGCGGTCAAACCCATGAGGTAGTTACCGGCTATTGCATATGCTGCAAAGCAAAAGAAAGATCTTTTTCCGAATCGATTATTACAAAAGTATTGTTCAAGGATTTATCTGAAAATGAAATTGAGTGGTATATTCACACAAAGGAGCCTTTCGATAAAGCCGGAGGATATGCTATTCAGGGCTTAGGCACCTTTCTTGTAAAAAGCATAAACGGTTCTTATACAAACGTTGTTGGTTTGCCGGTTTGTGAAGTTATTGAATTTTTGATAAAAGAAGGCATTATAGGTTTTGATTCGATAAAGAGGATCAATAATTATTAA